In Haloimpatiens massiliensis, the following are encoded in one genomic region:
- a CDS encoding DNA-methyltransferase yields MIYYKGNNYKLYMGDCLKELKRIETKSVDMIFADPPYRLSNDGITCKSGKMASVNKGDWDKSRGIKEDYNFNKRWIRACNRVLKDDGTMWISGTYHVIHSIAFILLEMGDYIINEIAWVKPNAAPNMGCRCFTASQETLLWVKKDKKAKHVFNYSFMKELNGGKQMRSVWTIPTTPKREKVYGYHPTQKPKELLYRCIMASTGKGQLILDPFCGSGTTGVVAVENERKFIGIDNLEEYVELTNKRIEAI; encoded by the coding sequence ATGATTTATTACAAAGGAAATAATTATAAGCTTTATATGGGAGATTGTTTAAAAGAGTTAAAAAGAATAGAAACAAAATCTGTGGATATGATTTTTGCAGATCCGCCATATCGGCTTAGTAACGATGGAATAACTTGTAAATCAGGAAAAATGGCAAGTGTTAATAAAGGTGATTGGGATAAGTCTAGAGGTATAAAAGAGGATTACAATTTTAATAAAAGATGGATTAGAGCGTGTAATAGAGTTTTAAAAGACGATGGGACTATGTGGATTTCTGGTACATATCATGTAATTCATTCTATTGCATTTATATTACTTGAAATGGGTGATTATATTATTAATGAAATAGCTTGGGTTAAACCTAATGCTGCTCCTAATATGGGGTGCAGGTGTTTTACAGCTAGTCAAGAAACACTATTATGGGTAAAGAAAGATAAAAAGGCTAAACATGTATTTAATTATAGTTTTATGAAGGAATTAAATGGTGGAAAGCAGATGAGAAGTGTATGGACAATTCCTACTACACCTAAGAGAGAAAAGGTGTATGGATATCATCCTACTCAAAAACCAAAGGAATTATTGTATAGATGTATAATGGCAAGTACTGGTAAGGGACAATTAATATTAGATCCATTTTGCGGCTCAGGAACTACAGGGGTTGTTGCAGTAGAAAATGAAAGAAAATTTATAGGAATAGATAATTTAGAAGAATATGTAGAACTTACAAACAAAAGAATAGAAGCAATTTAG
- a CDS encoding DNA adenine methylase produces MTYSNAKPFLKWAGGKTQLLEQFQNYYPETLKAGMIKRYIEPFLGGGAVFFDLISKYEFEEVILNDINKEVILTYNVIKQKVYELIQFLSELEKQYLQVDTEEQEKIFYEQREKFNQEKSTTDYLNYSDDWISHAGRMIFLNKTCFNGLYRQNRKGKYNVPFGKRKKVTICDESNLMEVNRALQGVKLKIGDFQELSDYVDENTFIYIDPPYRPLNATSSFNDYSKEPFNDDSQIRLANWTKLLDSKKAFFMLSNSDPTNTDPEDKFFENLYKNFTINKVKASRAINSRGSGRGKVNELLILNYKSE; encoded by the coding sequence TTGACATATAGTAATGCAAAGCCATTTTTAAAATGGGCAGGAGGAAAAACACAGTTACTTGAGCAATTTCAAAATTATTATCCTGAAACGTTAAAGGCAGGAATGATAAAGAGATACATAGAACCTTTTTTAGGTGGAGGAGCAGTTTTTTTTGATCTTATTTCAAAATATGAATTTGAAGAAGTAATTTTAAATGATATTAATAAAGAGGTAATTTTAACTTATAATGTTATAAAACAAAAAGTGTATGAACTTATACAATTTTTATCCGAGCTAGAAAAACAGTATTTACAAGTGGATACTGAAGAACAAGAAAAAATATTTTATGAGCAAAGAGAAAAATTTAATCAAGAAAAGAGTACCACAGATTATTTAAATTATTCAGATGATTGGATTTCTCATGCTGGTAGAATGATTTTTTTAAACAAAACTTGTTTTAATGGATTGTATAGACAAAATAGAAAAGGAAAGTATAATGTACCTTTTGGTAAAAGAAAAAAAGTAACCATATGCGATGAAAGCAATTTAATGGAAGTAAATAGAGCACTACAAGGAGTAAAATTAAAAATAGGAGATTTTCAAGAATTATCGGATTATGTGGATGAAAATACATTTATTTATATAGATCCGCCATATAGACCACTAAATGCTACTTCAAGTTTTAATGATTATTCAAAAGAACCTTTTAATGATGATAGCCAAATAAGATTAGCAAATTGGACAAAATTACTAGATTCTAAAAAAGCCTTTTTTATGCTAAGTAACTCGGATCCAACAAATACAGATCCTGAGGATAAATTTTTTGAGAACTTATATAAGAATTTTACTATCAATAAAGTAAAGGCAAGTAGAGCAATAAATAGTAGAGGTAGCGGTAGGGGTAAGGTAAATGAACTATTAATATTAAATTATAAAAGTGAGTAG
- a CDS encoding type II restriction endonuclease, with amino-acid sequence MSINYEKNVETFKYLLDTLKDSIKGWDYFVNWDKVNNNVRDIEIQLNILNYLIGKENIYDEAKYLIKKHPEVIKVIPVLIACREKKFEIVTFDAKGASERKGYAFNKYKSLDDSRIDDIVEFMDKAKILDLFANKSIKNIVDYVFGIEVGLDSNGRKNRSGHAMEDIVEKFILKVCEENGFCYLKEATPSHIKSEWGYKVTVDKTARRFDFAINTGCKLYLVETNYYGGGGSKLKATAGEYKTLQDITTQDGHELIWITDGKGWLSANRPLEEAFYHNKYIINLTMLQNGLLDEILEEAD; translated from the coding sequence ATGAGTATAAATTATGAAAAAAATGTGGAAACGTTCAAATATCTTTTAGATACATTAAAAGATTCTATTAAAGGTTGGGACTATTTTGTTAACTGGGATAAGGTAAATAATAATGTAAGGGATATTGAGATACAGTTAAATATCCTTAATTATTTGATTGGAAAAGAAAATATTTATGATGAAGCAAAATATTTAATTAAAAAACATCCAGAAGTTATTAAAGTAATTCCTGTGCTTATAGCATGTAGAGAAAAAAAGTTTGAAATTGTAACTTTTGATGCTAAAGGTGCTTCTGAAAGAAAAGGATATGCATTTAATAAATATAAATCATTAGATGATAGTAGAATTGATGATATTGTTGAGTTTATGGATAAAGCTAAGATACTAGATTTGTTTGCAAATAAATCAATTAAGAATATAGTTGATTATGTATTTGGCATTGAAGTAGGGCTAGATAGCAATGGGAGGAAGAATCGCTCAGGACATGCCATGGAGGATATTGTGGAGAAATTTATTTTGAAGGTTTGTGAGGAAAACGGGTTTTGTTATTTAAAAGAAGCTACTCCAAGCCATATAAAAAGTGAGTGGGGTTATAAAGTAACTGTAGATAAAACAGCAAGAAGGTTTGATTTTGCCATAAATACAGGGTGTAAGCTTTATCTAGTAGAAACTAATTATTATGGTGGTGGTGGTTCTAAGCTTAAGGCTACTGCGGGGGAATACAAAACACTTCAAGATATAACTACACAGGATGGGCATGAATTAATTTGGATAACTGATGGAAAAGGGTGGCTATCAGCTAATAGGCCATTGGAGGAAGCATTTTATCATAATAAGTATATAATTAATTTGACAATGTTACAAAATGGGTTATTGGATGAGATATTAGAGGAAGCTGACTAA
- a CDS encoding restriction endonuclease produces the protein MSIWLFRAGKNGEYENKFLNDNRVYLTWDDLKINLNTICSKEELYKILLENYDLEKEKTAINWASQIWPIAHTMKKGDWVVLPSKINRTIHFGEILGEYEYDESLGSPYYHYRKVKWFALDIPRDRFDKDILYSLGAFMTVCRIHRNNAEERIKEMQKNNWSTKASITMNIMDDNDENTTIDLEEFIFDRISGRIIQKFKGHRMEELINEILKAKGFTTYRSPEGADNGVDLLAASDTLGFGSPKICVQVKTQDNPVDRPTLDQLVGTMSNFNADYGLLVSWNGFKSSVTREIPKQFFKVRLWDSKKIIEEIFQNYDKLSDDIKTEIPLKRVWMLNVDE, from the coding sequence ATGAGCATTTGGCTTTTTAGAGCAGGTAAAAATGGAGAGTATGAAAATAAATTTTTAAATGATAATAGAGTATACCTTACGTGGGATGATTTAAAAATTAATTTGAATACAATATGCTCAAAAGAAGAATTATATAAAATTCTATTAGAAAATTATGATTTGGAAAAGGAAAAGACAGCTATTAATTGGGCATCACAAATTTGGCCAATTGCTCACACTATGAAGAAAGGTGATTGGGTTGTTTTGCCAAGCAAAATTAACAGGACAATTCATTTTGGAGAAATATTAGGTGAATATGAATATGACGAATCATTAGGTAGTCCATATTATCATTATAGAAAAGTAAAATGGTTTGCTCTAGATATACCAAGGGATAGATTTGATAAAGACATTTTATATTCTCTTGGTGCATTTATGACTGTTTGTAGGATACATAGAAATAATGCAGAAGAAAGAATTAAAGAAATGCAGAAAAATAATTGGAGTACTAAAGCTAGTATTACTATGAATATCATGGATGATAATGATGAAAATACAACAATTGATTTAGAAGAGTTTATTTTTGATAGAATCTCAGGAAGAATTATTCAAAAATTTAAGGGGCATAGAATGGAAGAGTTAATTAATGAAATTCTTAAAGCAAAAGGATTTACAACTTATAGAAGTCCAGAAGGTGCAGATAATGGAGTGGATTTACTAGCAGCTTCAGATACTTTAGGATTTGGCTCTCCTAAAATTTGTGTTCAAGTAAAAACACAAGATAATCCAGTAGATAGACCAACATTAGATCAATTAGTAGGTACCATGAGTAATTTTAATGCAGACTATGGATTGCTTGTTTCATGGAATGGCTTTAAATCTTCTGTTACAAGAGAAATCCCAAAACAATTTTTTAAGGTTCGTTTGTGGGATTCAAAGAAAATAATTGAAGAAATATTTCAAAATTATGATAAATTAAGTGATGATATAAAAACAGAAATACCATTAAAAAGAGTATGGATGTTAAATGTAGACGAATAA
- a CDS encoding helix-turn-helix domain-containing protein, with protein MNFISIDSEILNTNIDGQALKLYCLLESYCYGDKNDCFPSQNTLATRMNKSIRTIQRYLKTLKDLGLVIIKRRGSTSNLYILPKKLNKKVQQTAQKIQEKCSGFSAALKTKKNANSNKTNTGHSNYKNHKNYKRNYKSNTFNDYTQRTYDFSKLEQALLGNTSYEYDDILK; from the coding sequence ATGAACTTTATATCAATTGATTCTGAAATTTTAAATACTAATATAGATGGACAGGCTTTAAAACTATACTGTCTACTAGAAAGCTACTGCTATGGGGATAAAAATGATTGTTTTCCATCTCAAAATACTCTAGCTACTAGAATGAATAAAAGCATAAGAACAATACAAAGATACCTAAAAACCCTGAAAGATCTAGGACTTGTTATAATAAAAAGACGTGGCTCTACCAGCAATCTGTACATATTGCCAAAGAAACTTAATAAAAAAGTACAACAAACTGCTCAAAAAATACAAGAAAAATGCAGTGGTTTTAGTGCTGCATTAAAAACTAAAAAAAATGCTAATTCTAATAAAACCAACACTGGCCATAGTAACTATAAAAATCACAAAAACTACAAAAGAAACTATAAATCCAATACCTTCAACGACTATACTCAAAGAACATATGATTTTAGTAAGCTAGAGCAGGCATTATTGGGCAATACCTCTTATGAGTATGATGATATTTTGAAGTAG
- a CDS encoding DUF4351 domain-containing protein, whose amino-acid sequence MDYNKVEDAVLKKAMEFFKDNAVKFFGIDTKIIAPAETEIKNIDIKTNYTDYLFYTEDGAYLHFEFQTTNKKDDIKRFLYYDASLFYKEKRKVKTIVIYSADIEDVETYIDAGSIKYNIEAFYMKNLNGDEKLKYLREKIFKKEKLNGEDILTLTFIPLMGGNKSRSKRTLESIELADTIPESNEKTQCITLLYALFDKFGDEVSKRKFKEVFSMTEIGKMIRDEAIQEGIKEGIKEGIKEGKADGKSDILIRQLIKKFKSVPNEYKEKIKKLPEETIDVIATDIFEIEKIEDVEKYF is encoded by the coding sequence ATGGATTATAATAAGGTTGAGGATGCTGTTTTAAAAAAGGCCATGGAGTTTTTTAAAGATAATGCTGTGAAGTTTTTTGGAATCGATACTAAAATAATTGCTCCTGCAGAAACAGAAATTAAAAATATAGACATAAAAACTAATTATACGGATTATTTATTCTACACAGAGGATGGGGCATACTTGCATTTCGAGTTTCAAACTACTAATAAAAAAGATGATATAAAAAGATTTTTATATTATGATGCTTCCTTGTTTTACAAAGAAAAAAGGAAGGTTAAGACAATTGTTATATATTCTGCTGATATAGAAGATGTAGAAACATACATAGATGCAGGTTCAATAAAATATAATATAGAAGCATTTTATATGAAAAATCTAAATGGTGATGAAAAACTTAAATATTTAAGAGAGAAAATATTTAAAAAGGAAAAACTAAATGGTGAAGATATATTAACCTTAACTTTTATACCTCTTATGGGAGGAAATAAAAGTAGGAGCAAAAGGACTTTAGAAAGCATAGAATTAGCAGATACAATACCAGAAAGTAATGAAAAAACGCAATGTATAACACTGCTATATGCGTTATTTGATAAATTCGGAGATGAGGTATCTAAAAGAAAATTTAAGGAGGTATTTAGCATGACAGAAATAGGTAAGATGATAAGGGATGAAGCTATACAAGAGGGGATAAAAGAAGGGATAAAAGAAGGAATAAAAGAGGGCAAAGCAGATGGAAAGAGTGATATTCTTATAAGGCAACTTATTAAAAAATTCAAATCTGTACCTAACGAATATAAAGAAAAAATAAAGAAACTACCAGAGGAAACTATAGACGTAATAGCCACAGATATTTTTGAAATAGAAAAAATTGAAGATGTAGAGAAATATTTTTAG
- a CDS encoding TOTE conflict system archaeo-eukaryotic primase domain-containing protein, which translates to MDYNELLEKYKLLQRENELLRAEIVKLNAKFIKYFPAENCAEKIYEAIINYGDKNVALVTNTSLPQEKIDLFLNLFRGRENVCAKRWKNKPGYSPFCFNDFRLGICSKPKIKCTECKNSKFAPLNSEQLKKHLMGKEVLGLYPMTEKDTCYLLVMDLDEARWQDDSSVIRNVCVEKKIPVYVERSRSGQGCHIWFFFDVEIKAYIARKFGMIILNLAMQQCGEIKFDSYDRLFPSQDFLQKNGFGNLIALPLQKEARVKNNSVFVDENFNAFKDQWVYLSQIEKLSEKFVLNFIKTHKISEDYKENKIIEHMNNKEEIKVQKVDFPEKIIIKRCNGITICKEGISPKGLFALRKMASYLNPEFYLKQAMRQSTYKISRVTVMYEENESDITIPRGLETKLINLLSESSINYSIIDNKIDGRKINVSFKGKLKEKQQLVFEEMNKFENGVLSATTGFGKTVIGARIIAEKKTSTLILVHTKELATQWKERLEQFLEIDEEIEGNRRKASIIGQLGGGKKSLNGVIDIAIMQSMFEKDKSIKSLINQYGLVLVDECHHISASNFNRILSYASARYVYGLTATPIRKDGHHPIIFMQCGPIRYKVDAKQEAKQSGFDHFIVPRFTSTRMPINEEDREWHITEIYQHICDSNYRNALIVKDIEAAINAGRNTLVLTERTSHINVLVNMLSGKDFQIIVLSGELSAQKRKAALDSIKALSNGDRYVIVATGKLIGEGFDEARLDTLFMTMPIAWKGTIAQYAGRLHRSYEGKNEVIIYDYVDVHIPVLERMYHKRLTAYRTLGYSIKNNIMDSEAESGIYDNFDYFEHVLKDIAAAKKNILVSSPFLQKKKINVVKETLVDKYKSGIRITLCIKEVSEYSDKQQRYIIEFIEEMQKQGINVVQIKHNRYRFMIVDYKIVWYGGIDIFGGTYDDNSLIRVQNEELANELIGVVAEIKSNKE; encoded by the coding sequence ATGGATTACAATGAGCTTTTAGAAAAATATAAATTATTGCAAAGGGAAAATGAGCTTTTAAGAGCAGAAATAGTAAAACTTAATGCTAAATTTATAAAATATTTTCCAGCAGAAAATTGTGCAGAAAAAATATATGAGGCAATTATTAATTATGGGGATAAGAATGTAGCTTTAGTAACAAATACTAGTTTACCTCAAGAAAAAATAGATTTGTTTTTAAATCTTTTTAGAGGAAGAGAAAATGTATGCGCTAAAAGATGGAAAAATAAGCCGGGATATTCTCCGTTTTGCTTTAACGATTTTAGACTAGGTATATGTAGTAAGCCTAAAATAAAATGCACTGAATGCAAAAACAGTAAATTTGCCCCTTTAAATAGTGAACAATTGAAGAAGCATCTTATGGGAAAGGAAGTATTGGGATTATATCCTATGACGGAGAAAGATACTTGTTATCTATTAGTGATGGATCTTGATGAAGCTAGATGGCAAGATGATAGCAGTGTAATAAGAAATGTTTGCGTAGAAAAGAAAATACCAGTATATGTTGAGCGTTCAAGGTCGGGCCAAGGATGTCATATATGGTTTTTCTTTGATGTGGAAATTAAAGCATACATTGCTAGAAAATTTGGAATGATAATTCTTAATCTTGCAATGCAGCAGTGCGGAGAAATAAAGTTTGACTCTTATGATAGATTGTTTCCTAGTCAAGATTTTCTTCAAAAAAATGGATTCGGGAACTTGATTGCCCTACCTTTGCAAAAAGAGGCAAGAGTAAAGAATAATTCGGTTTTTGTTGATGAAAATTTTAATGCATTTAAGGATCAATGGGTATATCTTTCACAAATTGAAAAATTATCAGAAAAGTTTGTACTAAACTTTATAAAAACTCATAAGATTTCTGAAGATTATAAAGAAAATAAAATTATAGAACACATGAATAATAAAGAAGAAATTAAAGTACAAAAAGTTGATTTCCCTGAAAAAATTATTATAAAAAGGTGTAATGGAATAACAATATGTAAAGAGGGTATATCTCCAAAAGGATTATTTGCTTTACGTAAAATGGCATCATACTTAAATCCAGAATTTTATTTAAAACAAGCAATGAGGCAATCAACCTATAAAATATCGAGGGTCACTGTTATGTACGAAGAAAATGAAAGTGATATTACTATACCACGAGGATTAGAAACTAAACTTATTAATTTACTAAGTGAAAGTTCTATTAATTATTCTATAATAGATAACAAGATAGATGGAAGGAAAATTAACGTTAGTTTTAAAGGCAAGCTAAAAGAAAAGCAGCAACTTGTTTTTGAGGAAATGAATAAATTTGAAAATGGTGTATTATCTGCCACAACTGGCTTCGGAAAGACAGTTATTGGAGCTAGAATTATTGCTGAGAAAAAGACATCAACATTAATACTTGTACATACTAAAGAATTGGCTACACAATGGAAAGAACGTCTTGAGCAATTCTTAGAAATAGATGAAGAGATTGAAGGGAATAGAAGGAAGGCTTCAATTATAGGACAACTTGGTGGTGGTAAAAAGTCTTTAAATGGAGTAATAGATATTGCAATTATGCAGTCCATGTTTGAAAAAGACAAAAGTATTAAATCCTTGATAAATCAATATGGATTAGTATTAGTTGATGAATGTCATCATATTTCAGCATCAAATTTTAATAGAATTCTAAGCTATGCTAGTGCAAGGTATGTTTATGGATTAACTGCTACCCCTATTCGTAAAGATGGGCATCATCCTATTATTTTTATGCAATGTGGACCTATACGATACAAAGTAGATGCTAAGCAGGAGGCAAAACAAAGCGGTTTTGATCATTTTATTGTACCTAGATTTACATCTACTAGAATGCCAATAAATGAAGAGGATAGAGAATGGCATATTACTGAAATTTATCAACATATTTGTGATAGCAATTATAGAAATGCTTTAATTGTGAAGGATATAGAAGCAGCTATAAACGCTGGTAGGAATACTTTGGTGTTAACAGAAAGAACAAGTCATATTAATGTTTTAGTAAATATGCTTAGTGGAAAAGATTTTCAAATAATTGTGTTGTCTGGAGAATTATCTGCCCAAAAAAGAAAAGCGGCATTAGATAGTATTAAAGCATTAAGCAATGGAGATAGGTATGTGATTGTGGCAACTGGAAAACTTATTGGAGAAGGTTTTGATGAGGCAAGATTAGATACACTGTTTATGACAATGCCTATAGCATGGAAGGGAACAATTGCACAATATGCAGGAAGGCTTCATAGAAGTTACGAAGGGAAAAATGAAGTTATTATTTATGACTATGTTGATGTTCACATACCAGTTTTGGAACGAATGTATCACAAGCGGCTAACGGCATATCGAACATTAGGGTATAGCATTAAGAATAATATTATGGATTCAGAGGCTGAAAGCGGAATTTATGACAACTTTGATTATTTTGAACATGTTTTAAAGGATATTGCAGCTGCTAAGAAAAATATATTGGTCTCAAGTCCCTTCCTTCAAAAGAAGAAAATAAACGTTGTAAAGGAAACGCTAGTCGACAAATATAAATCAGGAATAAGGATAACTTTATGTATTAAAGAGGTTAGTGAGTATTCAGACAAACAACAGAGATACATTATTGAATTTATTGAAGAAATGCAAAAACAAGGTATCAATGTAGTTCAGATTAAACATAACAGATATAGATTTATGATTGTTGATTATAAAATAGTATGGTATGGCGGTATAGATATTTTTGGAGGTACCTATGATGATAATTCACTGATTCGAGTTCAAAATGAAGAATTAGCAAATGAGCTAATTGGAGTAGTAGCTGAAATTAAAAGTAATAAAGAATAA
- a CDS encoding LytR/AlgR family response regulator transcription factor yields the protein MNIAVVEDNYKDMIRLEGLLNLYKGSTSTTLNIDFFITGEAFLETGVKKKYHLIFMDIYMGQLDGIETAICLRKVQEDALIVFLTSSDEDIWRAVRTHGCFDYIQKSELNIIRLEKLLKDAMNKWNVSDKNLVFQSGKQEVSLKLHDIQYIVARNKYTVIVLKNNQERSYRSTFSILHDLVKENSCFLLCNRGVLLNMDFIQQSDGENFAMQDGTKFPMRRKGRKEIIEKFNDYQFERLDAQEVLE from the coding sequence ATGAACATAGCAGTTGTGGAAGATAATTATAAAGACATGATCAGGCTGGAAGGCTTACTAAATCTATATAAAGGAAGTACTTCTACTACACTTAATATTGATTTTTTTATTACAGGAGAAGCTTTCCTTGAAACAGGGGTTAAAAAAAAATATCATTTGATTTTTATGGATATCTATATGGGGCAGCTGGATGGTATAGAAACAGCAATATGCCTACGAAAAGTACAGGAAGATGCCTTAATTGTCTTTCTCACCAGCAGCGATGAAGACATATGGCGTGCAGTAAGAACTCATGGCTGTTTTGACTATATTCAAAAATCAGAATTAAATATAATTCGTTTAGAAAAACTTTTGAAGGACGCAATGAATAAATGGAATGTTTCAGATAAAAACTTAGTATTTCAATCTGGAAAACAAGAAGTAAGCCTAAAATTACACGATATCCAATATATCGTTGCTCGTAACAAATATACGGTAATCGTATTAAAAAACAATCAGGAGCGAAGTTACCGCAGTACCTTTTCTATCCTACATGACTTGGTAAAAGAAAACTCATGTTTTCTTCTTTGCAATCGTGGCGTATTGTTGAATATGGATTTTATACAGCAGTCAGATGGTGAAAACTTTGCAATGCAGGATGGCACAAAATTTCCTATGCGCAGGAAAGGGCGCAAAGAGATTATAGAAAAGTTCAATGACTATCAATTTGAAAGGTTAGATGCACAGGAGGTGCTTGAATGA
- a CDS encoding sensor histidine kinase yields MNHVKEAALLTRETLMLLPLIVFCFLPVMQKIKDSTGVLVVKILFVIAGMEAIIFCVYFLCPQEYAIVLNSFLCVVIFFWLYQRQVALERSHLWFVFMTACLIGGFGYLVYHVADIFLHPTGTIDSELSLNVLLLQIIFECMLILILGYPVKKYLGWLVSYFHEEKIWRIVWIFPMVFTIVFGYFIPYDNSKMYIGRALELYIISVSAFVVIVIIIYAMFYRIAYSIVENQKIAERTIYLEMEAEQYRKLQEYVQDTSRLRHDFRHHLTVLSEMIECQEYEEAQKFLRAYHLEVSKTTKQYCASAAINAVLNHYDFFCQEEGISIYFGIRLNYDIIVKDIDFCVLLGNLLENALYGCRTTEKEQRKIELKIGQTAPHVIVLTIRNSYSGIIQKDEDVFLSSRHKGKGQGLKSVSLIAEKYNGFMKVEYNDKQFLVKVLLNV; encoded by the coding sequence ATGAATCATGTAAAAGAAGCTGCATTGTTGACAAGAGAGACCTTGATGTTATTACCGTTAATTGTGTTTTGTTTTCTTCCAGTGATGCAGAAAATAAAGGATTCCACAGGTGTTTTAGTGGTAAAAATACTCTTTGTGATTGCAGGAATGGAAGCAATCATCTTTTGTGTATACTTTCTTTGTCCACAGGAATACGCAATTGTTCTGAATTCTTTTTTGTGTGTGGTGATTTTTTTCTGGTTGTACCAGCGACAGGTGGCTTTGGAACGTTCTCATCTATGGTTTGTATTTATGACTGCCTGCTTAATTGGTGGTTTTGGGTATTTGGTATACCATGTAGCAGATATTTTTCTGCATCCTACTGGAACGATAGATAGCGAGCTTTCCCTAAATGTCTTACTCTTACAGATTATTTTCGAATGCATGCTGATTCTTATTTTGGGTTATCCTGTAAAAAAATATCTAGGATGGCTTGTTTCTTATTTTCATGAAGAAAAAATATGGAGGATTGTATGGATTTTCCCTATGGTGTTTACGATAGTTTTTGGATATTTTATCCCTTATGATAATAGTAAGATGTATATAGGTAGAGCCTTGGAATTGTATATAATCTCTGTTAGTGCTTTTGTAGTAATCGTAATCATTATTTATGCGATGTTTTATCGGATTGCATACAGTATCGTAGAAAATCAGAAAATAGCAGAACGTACAATCTATCTGGAAATGGAAGCGGAACAGTACCGTAAGTTACAGGAGTATGTACAGGATACGAGCCGTCTGCGACACGACTTCCGGCATCATCTTACTGTTCTGTCAGAAATGATAGAATGTCAGGAATACGAAGAAGCACAGAAGTTTTTAAGGGCATATCACTTAGAGGTTTCTAAAACAACAAAACAATACTGTGCATCTGCCGCCATTAATGCCGTTTTAAACCATTATGATTTCTTTTGTCAAGAAGAAGGTATTTCGATTTATTTTGGCATACGCCTGAATTATGATATAATAGTGAAAGATATTGATTTTTGTGTATTACTGGGAAATCTTCTTGAAAATGCTTTGTATGGTTGCCGAACTACTGAAAAAGAACAAAGGAAAATTGAGTTGAAGATTGGACAGACTGCGCCTCATGTGATTGTCCTTACTATACGTAATTCTTATAGTGGTATAATCCAAAAGGATGAAGATGTATTTTTATCCAGCAGGCATAAAGGAAAAGGACAGGGGCTGAAATCTGTCTCTCTGATTGCTGAAAAATATAACGGATTTATGAAAGTAGAATATAACGATAAGCAATTTCTTGTCAAAGTATTATTAAATGTATAA
- a CDS encoding DUF4351 domain-containing protein: MTEIGKMIRDEAIKEGIEEGIKEGKAEGKSDILIRQLIKKFKSVPKEYKEKIKKLPEETIDIIATDIFEIEKIEDVENYF; encoded by the coding sequence GTGACAGAAATAGGTAAAATGATAAGAGATGAAGCCATAAAAGAAGGAATAGAAGAAGGAATAAAGGAAGGCAAAGCAGAGGGAAAGAGTGATATTCTTATAAGGCAACTTATTAAAAAGTTCAAATCTGTACCTAAGGAATATAAAGAAAAAATAAAGAAACTACCTGAGGAAACTATAGACATAATAGCCACAGATATTTTTGAAATAGAAAAAATTGAAGATGTAGAGAATTACTTTTAG